One window of the Pseudomonas knackmussii B13 genome contains the following:
- the cobM gene encoding precorrin-4 C(11)-methyltransferase, with amino-acid sequence MTVYFIGAGPGDPELITVKGQRLVRTCPVILYAGSLVPEAVLEGHSAEVVVNTAELHLEQIIALFAEAHAKGQDVARVHSGDPSLYGAIGEQIQHLRSLGIPYEIVPGVTATAACAALLGCELTLPDISQTLILTRYASKTKMPEGEQLGDLARHRASMAIHLGVGQLEKIVEELLPHYGADCPIAVIHRASWPDQDQVTGTLGDILPKARAKGFKRTALILVGHVLGAEGFTESSLYSAGHQHLYRPS; translated from the coding sequence ATGACGGTCTATTTCATCGGCGCCGGTCCCGGCGATCCCGAGCTCATCACGGTCAAGGGCCAGCGCCTGGTGCGCACGTGTCCGGTGATCCTCTATGCAGGCTCGCTGGTGCCTGAAGCGGTGCTGGAAGGGCACAGCGCGGAGGTGGTGGTGAACACCGCCGAGCTGCACCTGGAGCAGATCATCGCGCTGTTTGCCGAGGCCCACGCCAAGGGCCAGGACGTGGCCCGCGTGCACTCCGGCGACCCCTCGCTGTACGGCGCCATCGGCGAGCAGATCCAGCACCTGCGCAGCCTCGGCATCCCCTACGAGATCGTCCCCGGCGTCACTGCGACGGCTGCCTGCGCCGCGCTGCTGGGCTGCGAGCTGACACTGCCGGATATCTCGCAGACGCTGATCCTCACCCGCTATGCGAGCAAGACGAAGATGCCCGAGGGCGAGCAGTTGGGCGACCTGGCGCGGCACCGGGCGAGCATGGCCATCCACCTGGGTGTGGGGCAGTTGGAGAAGATCGTCGAGGAGCTGCTGCCGCACTACGGAGCGGACTGCCCGATCGCGGTGATCCACCGCGCCAGCTGGCCGGATCAGGACCAGGTCACCGGTACCCTCGGCGATATCCTGCCCAAGGCCCGCGCCAAGGGCTTCAAGCGCACCGCGCTGATCCTCGTCGGGCATGTGCTGGGGGCGGAGGGCTTCACCGAGTCGTCGCTGTACAGCGCAGGGCATCAGCACCTGTATCGGCCTTCCTAG
- a CDS encoding cobalamin biosynthesis protein, protein MILVAGLGCRKDCGADELLALLRACLREAGLDETLLKALASSEAKALEGGLRELARQLRLPLELLPAERLLPYESQLSSTSALARQATGSPGVAEASALALAEALAEGPARLVLTKRRSANATCALAMAPVGLG, encoded by the coding sequence ATGATCCTGGTTGCCGGATTGGGCTGCCGCAAAGATTGCGGCGCCGACGAACTGCTCGCCCTGCTGCGGGCCTGCCTGCGCGAAGCCGGGCTCGACGAGACGCTGCTGAAAGCCTTGGCCAGCAGCGAGGCCAAGGCGCTGGAGGGCGGCTTGCGCGAACTCGCGCGCCAGTTGCGCTTGCCGCTGGAGCTGCTGCCCGCCGAGCGCCTGTTGCCCTACGAAAGCCAGCTCAGCTCGACCTCGGCGCTGGCGCGCCAGGCCACCGGCAGCCCCGGTGTGGCCGAAGCCTCTGCGCTGGCGCTGGCCGAGGCGCTGGCAGAGGGCCCGGCGCGCCTGGTGCTGACCAAGCGCCGCAGTGCCAATGCCACCTGCGCGCTGGCCATGGCGCCAGTCGGGCTGGGGTAG
- the cobW gene encoding cobalamin biosynthesis protein CobW, giving the protein MQTLAKLPVTIVTGFLGAGKTTLLRHMLDNAEGRRIAVIVNEFGELGIDGEILKQCSIGCTEEEAVGRVFELANGCLCCTVQEEFFPVMRELVARRGDLDQILIETSGLALPKPLVQAFQWPEIRNACTVDAVITVVDSPAVAAGTFAAHPEQVDEQRKQDPNLDHESPLHELFEDQLASADLVVLNKADLLDADTLAQVRAHVAEELPPAVKIIEASAGQLPLSVLLGLNAEAELHIDSRPTHHDHEGHEDHDHDEFDSFHVDLPEVEERALLEALGQLVERHGILRIKGFAAIPGKPMRLLIQGVGKRFDKHFDRKWLSDETRATRLVVIGQELDQAAITNELRTALAQ; this is encoded by the coding sequence ATGCAAACCCTGGCCAAGCTCCCCGTCACCATCGTCACCGGCTTCCTCGGCGCCGGCAAAACCACCCTGCTCCGGCACATGCTCGACAACGCAGAAGGCCGCCGCATCGCGGTGATCGTCAACGAGTTCGGCGAGCTCGGCATCGACGGCGAAATCCTCAAGCAATGCTCCATCGGCTGCACGGAAGAAGAAGCCGTCGGCCGCGTCTTCGAGCTGGCCAACGGCTGCCTGTGCTGCACCGTGCAGGAAGAGTTCTTCCCGGTGATGCGCGAGCTGGTGGCCCGCCGCGGCGACCTCGACCAGATCCTCATCGAGACCTCCGGCCTGGCCCTGCCCAAGCCGCTGGTGCAGGCCTTCCAGTGGCCGGAAATCCGCAACGCCTGCACCGTCGACGCAGTGATCACCGTGGTCGACAGCCCGGCCGTGGCCGCCGGCACCTTCGCCGCGCATCCCGAGCAAGTGGACGAGCAGCGCAAGCAGGACCCGAACCTCGACCACGAATCGCCGCTGCACGAACTGTTCGAAGACCAGCTCGCCAGCGCCGACCTGGTGGTTCTGAACAAGGCCGACCTGCTCGACGCCGACACCCTCGCCCAGGTGCGCGCGCACGTCGCCGAGGAGCTGCCGCCGGCGGTGAAGATCATCGAGGCCAGCGCCGGCCAGCTGCCGCTCTCGGTGCTGCTGGGACTGAACGCCGAGGCCGAGCTGCATATCGACAGCCGTCCGACCCACCACGATCACGAAGGGCACGAGGACCACGACCACGACGAGTTCGACTCCTTCCACGTCGACCTGCCGGAAGTCGAGGAGCGCGCGCTGCTGGAAGCCCTCGGCCAACTCGTCGAGCGCCACGGCATCCTGCGCATCAAGGGCTTCGCCGCCATCCCCGGCAAACCCATGCGCCTGCTGATCCAGGGCGTCGGCAAGCGCTTCGACAAGCACTTCGACCGCAAGTGGCTGAGCGACGAAACCCGCGCCACGCGCCTGGTGGTGATCGGCCAGGAGCTGGACCAGGCGGCCATCACCAACGAGCTGCGCACGGCGCTGGCGCAATAA
- a CDS encoding Mut7-C RNAse domain-containing protein, whose amino-acid sequence MITATFRFYEELNDFLPSLRRRRAFDCVCAQSATVKHMIEALGVPHTEVELVLLNGESVGFDRLILDGDRVAVYPKFERLDISPLLKVRTRPLRVLRFIADAHLGGLAALLRMSGFDTLYDNAFEDGEIAEIGAHDGRVVLTRDRELLKRRIISHGCYLHARKPAPQLRELFERLDLARSARPFSLCLRCNHPLHELPAELARTRVPPSIAARHSRYLACDACDRVFWEGSHWRSMQALLAPLLKNPER is encoded by the coding sequence ATGATCACCGCGACCTTCCGCTTCTACGAGGAGCTCAACGACTTCCTGCCGAGCCTGCGTCGGCGGCGGGCGTTCGATTGCGTGTGTGCGCAATCCGCGACGGTGAAGCACATGATCGAAGCGCTCGGCGTGCCGCATACGGAAGTCGAGCTGGTGCTACTCAACGGCGAGTCGGTGGGCTTCGACCGGCTGATCCTGGATGGCGACCGGGTGGCCGTTTACCCGAAGTTCGAACGCCTGGACATCAGCCCGCTGCTCAAGGTGCGCACGCGGCCGCTGCGGGTGCTGCGCTTCATCGCCGACGCGCACCTCGGCGGGCTCGCCGCGCTGTTGCGCATGAGCGGTTTCGACACCCTCTACGACAACGCTTTCGAGGACGGCGAGATCGCCGAGATCGGCGCCCACGACGGGCGTGTCGTGCTGACCCGCGACCGCGAGCTGCTCAAGCGGCGGATCATCAGCCACGGCTGCTACCTGCATGCGCGCAAGCCGGCGCCACAGCTGCGCGAACTCTTCGAGCGCCTGGACCTGGCGCGCAGCGCGCGGCCGTTCAGCCTGTGCCTGCGCTGCAACCATCCGCTGCACGAACTGCCGGCCGAGCTCGCCCGTACGCGGGTGCCGCCGAGCATCGCCGCGCGGCACAGCCGCTACCTCGCCTGCGACGCCTGCGACCGGGTGTTCTGGGAGGGCTCGCACTGGCGCAGCATGCAGGCGCTGCTGGCGCCCTTGCTGAAAAATCCGGAGCGCTAG
- the mapR gene encoding GntR family transcriptional regulator MpaR (MapR regulates genes involved in Pseudomonas quinolone signal (PQS) production and anthranilate metabolism), with protein sequence MKRYEKFADEIAELIRSGVLAPGQKVPSVRHASRTYGVSASTVFQAYYLLEDRGLIVARARSGYFVREHARRDLAEPEIARHEAQTTEVDVSELVFSVLSSIKDPDTVPFGSAFPAPELFPLPRLARSMAQAVRDMDPRATVADMTPGSHALRRQIALRYMVNGTPLPVEELVVSNGALEALNLCLQVVTRPGDLVAIEAPAFYATLQVLERLKLKAVEIPVHPREGIDLDVLADSLERLPIRACWFMSNFQNPLGASMSEDKKRALAGLLAKHQVPMIEDDVYAELYFAQQAPKPVKAYDSEGLVMHCSSFSKSLAPGYRVGWVAGGRFHEQIARLKLMTSLSASVPAQAAIADYLQHGGYDRHLRKLRHSLESQQHAMLAAVARHLPDETRVTRPSGGYFLWLELPERIDALRLFQLALAQGISIAPGPIFSATRGFRHCLRLNHGHPWTTRSEKAMETLGRIIQSL encoded by the coding sequence ATGAAGCGCTACGAGAAATTCGCCGACGAAATCGCCGAGCTGATCCGCAGCGGCGTGCTCGCCCCCGGGCAGAAGGTGCCCTCGGTGCGCCACGCCAGCCGCACCTACGGGGTCAGCGCGTCCACCGTGTTCCAGGCCTACTACCTGCTGGAGGACCGCGGGCTGATCGTCGCCCGCGCGCGCTCCGGCTACTTCGTCCGCGAGCACGCGCGGCGCGACCTGGCGGAACCTGAGATCGCCCGCCACGAGGCGCAGACCACCGAGGTGGACGTCAGCGAGCTGGTGTTCTCGGTGCTCAGCTCGATCAAGGACCCGGACACCGTGCCCTTCGGCTCGGCCTTCCCGGCCCCGGAACTGTTCCCCCTGCCACGCCTGGCGCGCTCCATGGCCCAGGCGGTGCGCGACATGGACCCACGCGCCACGGTCGCCGACATGACGCCCGGCAGCCACGCCCTGCGCCGGCAGATCGCCCTGCGCTACATGGTCAATGGCACGCCGCTGCCGGTCGAGGAACTGGTGGTCAGCAACGGCGCGCTGGAAGCGCTGAACCTGTGCCTGCAGGTGGTCACCCGCCCCGGCGACCTGGTGGCAATCGAGGCGCCAGCCTTCTACGCCACCCTGCAGGTGCTCGAACGGCTGAAGCTCAAGGCCGTGGAAATCCCCGTGCACCCGCGCGAGGGCATCGACCTCGACGTGCTGGCCGACAGCCTGGAGCGCCTGCCGATCCGCGCCTGCTGGTTCATGAGCAACTTCCAGAACCCGCTCGGCGCCAGCATGAGCGAGGACAAGAAACGCGCCCTCGCCGGCCTGCTGGCAAAGCACCAGGTGCCGATGATCGAGGACGACGTCTACGCCGAGCTGTACTTCGCCCAGCAGGCGCCCAAGCCGGTGAAGGCCTACGACAGCGAAGGCCTGGTGATGCACTGCAGCAGCTTCTCCAAGAGCCTGGCGCCGGGCTACCGGGTCGGCTGGGTGGCCGGCGGGCGCTTCCACGAGCAGATCGCCCGGCTCAAGCTGATGACCAGCCTGTCGGCCTCGGTGCCGGCCCAGGCGGCCATCGCCGATTACCTGCAGCACGGCGGCTACGACCGCCACCTGCGCAAGCTGCGCCATTCCCTGGAAAGCCAGCAGCACGCGATGCTCGCCGCGGTGGCCCGGCACTTACCCGACGAAACCCGGGTGACCCGCCCCAGCGGCGGCTACTTCCTCTGGCTGGAACTGCCCGAGCGAATCGACGCGCTGCGCCTGTTCCAACTGGCCCTGGCCCAGGGCATCAGCATCGCCCCGGGGCCGATCTTCTCCGCCACCCGCGGCTTCCGCCACTGCCTGCGGCTGAACCACGGCCACCCGTGGACGACGCGCAGCGAAAAGGCCATGGAGACCCTGGGGCGGATCATCCAGTCGCTCTGA